The genomic interval atggtacctccccttataggtgtcctcttttttttaagtttttgaattcgattatctcccaaaccgctaacttaatcggattaaatcttttttacaggtaatagaaataataatttttataaccttatatttttattttatttttacatatatatcaggaaggccttacaggtaaataccaacgcgccttcctggccaattacaaattacaattacaattacaaatgcagcatttttattacaagtcgttgaattacgagacactgaaaagctcgcaaattaacgagaaatctatgaattgtatatatatattttattttacatcaatcatacttctaatagtggtgacatagtaggtaggaaggatttttagccaattttttttcccgggaaccgtttcaacaatgaaatcagagaaaattggcaaactctgataggaaacgatcaacctggagtcacaaatccaggtctgaccaacagcatactctgaaaaattcattttcattcgaggccggGGCccaggaatcgaacccggcgccttctCGACGCTAAGTAGAAGCTTAactaccgagctatgctgctggctaattatctaatttcaattcaataactTGCCTTTAGAACTCTTTGTTCGGTCCATGCTGGAATTTAACACCATAATTTGGACACCTcgcaaaaatttacatattaatttaatggaaaaagtccACGAAAATTTCTGTCGGTTTCTCTACTTTGAAATGTACTACGGAAATTGGTAAAttaatcgctaccaggataaccgccgatACGAAAATCGTGTGCGCGGATCTCCTGACGCACAAAAATTCGGCGTACAGAAAATtatgcaaattatatatttttattattattgaagagtattcaaaggtaagggGAGTCAAGTCGATGTACAAGAAAACAATCAGGTAGGTTTCAGATCTTTAATGACAGATCGAGAGCGCCCAATATTTATACTTATCGGGCGCTCTTCGTATATAAATATTCGTGAGatcctattggtcgatgagtcgtgCGATCCTATTGGCCGTTGTACCCGACTCCTCTATACGTCGACGCCAACGCTAGATCAGGTGATCGGCGCTAGTGAACCATTGATCCACGAGTGCCTCAAAACCTTGTGGAACCTTCAAACAATTCCGTCCAGCCCGTGCCAAAGGAATTTGTCGGCTTTTACTGATTaatagaaggaaaaatggttaaatattcatatttatccgACTCTAAAATCACAAATTTCTACATGTCGACAGAGGCGTTACCATCGGCGCACGGGTATTTTTTTTAGCACCGTATGGGAAAGGTTAAACTCTATTCTTCCTTTTTCACTCTACTCTCCGGAATTGTTTGTTGCGAGTCAAAAACTTCACGAGTGAGTTCTCTCGATCGTTTCCAGTTGATCTACGTGTTTGTCCTTCGCTGAAAAAAACTTTTCAGTGTTCGTCaaatttctaaaattaatttcgaagaAAGATATTGGTCAATATTCAACAGGTTTCGACTATGTTTTTTATAGTGCATAACCTCAAGTGTCAAATGATAttgtcaaatacataaatataatgacTAAATTACCCAATTCAGCCCTCAATTTGAAGCAGGTtagtattttacaaaaaataaatacaatattctcaaatagttttaattataatatctaTACCATAAGACACATGTACACTTTCAGTTTCTATTGCGAGGGGAAGTAAAAAAACTGTATAGAGACGTATTAAGGACCATACGTCAGGTGCCAGACGAGAGAAATAGAGAAGAATTGCGAGATTGGGCGAGAAGTgattttaaaaacaacaaaaaccaTACAGATGAAATTGTCATCAAAATGATGATTCAACATGGTCAAAAAGCTTTGAGAGAATTGAAAACTAGCTTAGATCTATCAAAGTAACATACTGTCGTCATTCAAACGGAACaagtgtaatatacatatatttatttataaaaaaacatgtatatttaaaatattacataagcGGTATTATTCCCAATGTTACATGAAGATCTAATGAAACATTGAAATTTACAAGTAGCAATATTTGCTAATACAGACATACTATAAAAACTGCC from Arctopsyche grandis isolate Sample6627 chromosome 9, ASM5162203v2, whole genome shotgun sequence carries:
- the LOC143917020 gene encoding LYR motif-containing protein 2 gives rise to the protein MTKLPNSALNLKQFLLRGEVKKLYRDVLRTIRQVPDERNREELRDWARSDFKNNKNHTDEIVIKMMIQHGQKALRELKTSLDLSK